DNA from Variovorax sp. PBL-H6:
TGTCGGTGCCGATCACATCGGCACCGGGGAATCGATGCACCAGCAGCTCGGTGGAATTGCCTGGCCCGCAGCCCAGGTCTACCGCGTGGGTTGCCGAGGACAGCGGAACCCGCGCCAGCAGTTCCTGCGCAGGGCGCGTGCGCTCGTCCTCGTAGCGACGATAGAGCGCGGGGTTCCAGTCGAGCATTGCTGGTGACTGACAGGGCGAACTCAGAGCAGGTGGGCGACGCCGGCCTGCTCGTCCTGCAGTTCCTTCAGGGTCTTGTCGATGCGTTCCTGGCTGAACTTGTCGATCTCCAGGCCTTCGACCAGCTTGTATTCGCCGTTCTCGGTGGTGACGGGGAAGCCGAAGATCACGTCCTTCGGAATTCCGTACTGGCCATCGGAAGGGATGCCCATGGTGACCCACTTGCCATTGGAGCCCAGCGCCCAGTCGCGCATGTGGTCGATGGCGGCATTCGCTGCCGAAGCGGCCGACGAAAGGCCGCGTGCCTCGATGATGGCAGCGCCACGCTTGCCCACGGTCGGCAGGAAGACGTCGGCGTTCCAGACCTGGTCGTTGATGAGATCCTTGACGCTCTTGCCATTCACCGTTGCGAAGCGGTAGTCGGCGTACATGGTGGGCGAGTGGTTGCCCCAGACGGTGAGCTTCTCGATGTCGCCCACGGCGGTGCCGGTCTTCGCGGCGATCTGGCTGGCGGCACGGTTGTGGTCCAGCCGCAGCATGGCGGTGAAGTTCTTGCGCGGCAGGCTGGGCGCGCTCTTCATCGCGATGTAGGCGTTGGTGTTGGCCGGGTTGCCGACCACCAGCACCTTGACGTTGCGGCTGGCGACCTGGTCCAGGGCCTTGCCCTGGGCGGTGAAGATCTGGGCGTTGGCAGCCAGCAGGTCTGCGCGCTCCATGCCTGGGCCGCGCGGGCGGGCGCCGACGAGCAGCGCATAGTCCGCGTCCTTGAAGGCGACCAGCGGATCGCCGGTGGGGATCACGCCCGCCAGCAGTGGGAAGGCGCAGTCCTCGAGCTCCATGATCACGCCCTTGAGCGCCTTCTGCGCTTTCTCGTCCGGGATCTCGAGCAGTTGCAGGATGACCGGCTGGTCCTTGCCGAGCATCTCGCCGGAGGCGATGCGGAACAGCAGGGCGTAACCGATTTGGCCGGCGGCGCCGGTGACGGCAACGCGAACAGGCTTTTTGCTCATGGGAAAAACTCCAGGAAAGGTGAAAACGGTGCGCGGTCGCGGTTGCGGCCGCGGAGGTCGGTGCCGGGCGAGGCGCCCGGTCGCATAGGCCGGCTCGGATTTTATGCCGATTTGCGCTTTGGATGGCGCCAGTCTTGTGTCTTATATAAGATGTCGCCGAACACGCCGCCGTGGCGCACCCCGCCCTGCCAATGACCACCTCCCCCATCGCGCTTGCCGAGCCGGCGACGCCCTCGTTCAGCCCGCTCTACCAGCAGATCAAGTCCCTGATCCTGCAGAGTCTGCACGCCGGCGAATGGAAGCCGGGTGAACCGATCCCGAGCGAGATCGAACTGGCCTCGCGCTTCCGCGTGAGCCAGGGCACGGTGCGCAAGGCCATCGACGAACTGGCGGCCGAGAACCTGGTGGTGCGCCGCCAGGGCAAGGGCACCTTTGTCGCCACCCACGCCGAGCAGCATGTGCAGTACCGCTTTCTGAAGCTGGTCCCCGACAGCGGCGACGTCGACAGCGAGGGACCGGCCGAGCGCGAGATCGTCGACTGCCGGCGGCTGCGCGCCAGCGCCGATGTTGCGCGCCTGCTCGCGCTGCGCACCGGCGACGCGGTGCTGCAGGTACGACGCGTGCTCACCTATCGCGGCACGCCCACCATCCTGGAAGACCTCTGGCTGCCCGGCGCGCCCTTCAAGGGCCTCACGGCCGAGCGACTGACCGCCTGGCACGGGCCGATGTACGCGATGTTCGAGACCGAGTTCGGCGTGCGCATGGTACGTGCCGAAGAGAAGATCCGCGCCGTGCTGCCCGACGAGGCGCAGGCCGCCCTGCTTGGTGTCGGCACCGCCACGCCGCTCCTGAGCGTGGAGCGCCTTGCCCACACCTACCACGACACGCCGATGGAACTGCGCCGCGGCCTCTACCGCACCGACACGCACCACTACCGCAATGAACTCGGCTGAGCGCCTTCACGCTGCAGCCCATCAAGGCGGCGACTCGCCAACATCCGAGCGCCGCGCTGCGGTGACAGTTCGGCCTCAACTGCCCGATGGTGCATTGCAATAGAATTTTGCGTTGTTTGCATTTCCGTCAAAGAACAAGCCGCCCCCTCTAAAAATTCTGAAAGCCCACATGACAGAGCTGGCCAAACCTCCCCGATCGCAGCGGCGCGAGTTCCGCAACATCAACGCCTTTACCGATCTCACCACCTACCGGCTGCCGCCGGCCGGCCTCGTGTCGATCCTGCACCGTGTGAGCGGCGCGCTGATGTTCCTGCTCCTGCCCTTCGTGATCTGGATGTTCGACACGTCGGTATCTTCCGAATACTCCTATGTCCGCTTCAAGGCCGCCTTCAACAGCGGCATTGGTTTCGTTCCGGGCTGGTTCCTGAAGCTTGTCGCGCTGGCGCTGATCTGGTCCTACCTGCATCACTTCATCGCCGGGCTGCGCCACCTGTGGATGGACGTGAGCCATGCCGCAGTGAGCAGGGAATTCGGGCACAGCTCGGCCATCGCCACGCTGGCCATCAGCATCCTGCTGACCGTCGTGCTCGGCGCGAAGCTGTTCGGTCTTTATTGATTTTGAGGGCCAGACCTTCGGCTCTGACTCCAACTGATTGGGAAACTGACTCATGTCTGTGAACTACGGCTCCAAGCGCATCGTCGTCGGCGCGCACTACGGTCTGCGCGACTGGCTCAGCCAGCGCATCACCGGCGCCCTGATGGCGCTCTTCACCATCATCCTGCTGGCGCAGGTGCTCTTCATGCGCGGGCCGGTCGGCTACGACGCGTGGGCCGGCATCTTTGCCTCGCAATGGATGAAGGTGCTCACCTTCGTGGTGATCGCCTCGGTGCTCTATCACGTGTGGGTCGGCATGCGCGACATCTGGATGGACTATGTCCAGCCAGTCGGCATCCGTCTCGTCTTGCAGGTTTTCACGATCGTCTGGCTTGTGGCGTGCGCGGGTTGGGCCATTCAAGTGCTCTGGAGAGTCTGACCGCCATGTCCTATACCAAAGAACAAATCACGAAGCGCAAGTTCGACGTCATCATCGTCGGCGCCGGCGGCTCCGGCATGCGCGCCTCGCTGCAGCTGGCGCGTGCGGGGCTGAACGTGGCCGTACTCTCGAAGGTCTTCCCGACCCGCTCGCACACCGTCGCCGCCCAGGGCGGCGTGGGCGCCTCACTCGGCAACATGAGCGAGGACAACTGGCACTACCACTTCTACGACACGATCAAGGGCTCCGATTGGCTCGGCGACCAGGATGCGATCGAGTTCATGTGCCGCGAGGCCCCGAAGGTGGTCTACGAGCTCGAGCACTTCGGCATGCCTTTCGACCGCAACCCGGACGGCACCATCTACCAGCGCCCCTTTGGCGGTCACACGGCCAACTATGGCGAGAAGCCGGTGCAGCGGGCCTGCGCCGCCGCCGACCGCACCGGCCACGCCATGCTGCACACGCTCTACCAGAAGAACGTGGAAGCCCGCACCCAGTTCTTCGTCGAGTGGATGGCGCTCGACCTGATCCGCGACGCCGAGGGCGACGTGGTGGGCGTGACCGCACTGGAGATGGAAACCGGCGACCTGCACATCCTGCAGGCCAAGACCGTGCTGTTGGCGACCGGCGGCGCGGGCCGCATCTTCGGCGCATCGACCAATGCCTTCATCAACACCGGCGACGGCCTCGGCATGGCGGCGCGCTCGGGCATTCCGCTGCAGGACATGGAGTTCTGGCAGTTCCACCCGACCGGCGTGGCCGGCGCCGGCGTGCTGCTGACCGAGGGCTGCCGCGGCGAGGGCGCAATCCTCATCAACAGCAACGGTGAGCGCTTCATGGAACGCTACGCGCCGACCCTGAAGGACCTGGCGCCGCGCGATTTCGTCTCGCGCTCGATGGACCAGGAGATCAAGGAAGGCCGCGGCTGCGGCCCGAACAAGGACTACGTGCTGCTCAAGATGGACCACCTGGGAGCGGAGACCATCCACAAGCGCTTGCCTTCGGTGTACGAGATCGGCGTCAACTTCGCCAACGTCGACATCACCAAGGAGCCGATCCCGGTGGTGCCGACCATCCACTACCAGATGGGCGGCATCCCGACCAACATCAATGGCCAGGTCGTGGTGCAGAGGGGCGAGGACAACAGCGCTGTGATCAATGGCCTGTACGCTGTGGGTGAATGCTCCTGCGTGAGCGTGCACGGTGCCAATCGCCTGGGCACGAACTCGCTGCTCGACCTGCTGGTGTTCGGCCGCGCGGCGGGCAACCACATCGTCGAGTTCAACGACAAGCAGCGCGAGCACAAGCCCCTGCCTGCGGACGCCGCCGACCGCACGCTGGAGCGCCTGAACCAGCTCGAGGCCTCGACCTCGGGCGAATATGCGCAGGATGTGGCGGGCGAGATCCGCACGGTGATGCAGAAGCACGCCGCCGTGTTCCGCACCCAGGCCTCGATGGACGAAGGCGTCCAGAAGATCGCAGCCGTGCGCGCGCGCGTCGCCAACGTCACGCTCAAGGACAAGTCGCGCATCTTCAACACGGCGCGCATCGAGGCGCTGGAAGTCGACAACCTGATCGAGGTGGCACAGGCCACGATGGTCTCGGCGGCCGCACGCAAGGAATGCCGCGGCGCCCACACGGTCGAAGACTACGAGCGCCCAGCCGACGATCCGGTAGCGCCGCTCGGCCGCGACGATGCGAACTGGATGAAGCACACGCTGTGGTACAGCGAGAACAACCGCCTGTCGTACAAGCCCGTCCAGCTGAAGCCGCTGACGGTCGACTCCGTGCCGCCCAAGGTCCGCACGTTCTAAAAACACATCACAAGGTTTTCACGATGAAGCGCACATTCCAGATCTACCGCTACGACCCGGACAAGGACGCCAAGCCCTACATGCAGACGGTGGAGATCGAGCTCGACGGCCACGAGCGCATGCTGCTCGACGCCCTCATGAAGCTCAAGGCGCAGGATCCATCGCTGTCATTCCGCCGCTCCTGCCGCGAGGGCGTCTGCGGCTCGGACGCGATGAACATCAACGGCAAGAACGGCCTGGCCTGCCTGACCAACATGAACACGCTCAAGGGCACGGTGGTGTTGAAGCCGCTGCCCGGCCTGCCGGTGATCCGCGACCTGATCGTGGACATGACGCAGTTCTTCAAGCAGTACAACTCGATCAAGCCCTACCTCCAGAATGACACCGTGCCACCCGAAAAGGAGCGCCTGCAGTCGCCCGAGGAGCGCGATGAGCTCAACGGCCTGTACGAGTGCATCCTGTGCGCGAGCTGCTCGACCAGCTGCCCGAGCTTCTGGTGGAACCCGGACAAGTTCGTGGGCCCCGCCGGCCTGCTGCAGGCCTACCGCTTCATCGCAGACAGCCGCGACGAAGCAACGGCCGAGCGCCTGGACAACCTGGAAGACCCGTACCGCCTGTTCCGCTGCCACACGATCATGAACTGCGTGGACGTGTGCCCGAAGAGCCTGAATCCCACCAAGGCCATCGGCAAGATCAAGGAACTGATGGTGCGCCGCGCCATCTAGCCATTTGCGGACACCATGCAAACGGCCTCCAGCTTCGATCAGCCGATCAGCGAACGCGCGCTGAGCAAGCTCAAGTGGCGCTGCCGGCGCGGCTTGCTCGAAAACGACCTGTTCATCGCCCGTTTCTTCGAGCTGCACGAGCAAGGTCTGACCTGCGGGCAGGCGCAGGCCATGGAGACATTGATGGACCTGTCGGACAACGATCTGCTCGACCTCTTGCTTCGAAGAAAGGAGCCCGAGCCCGGATGGGCCGGCGCCGAAGTGATCGAACTGTTGCAGCTGATGCGTACCGAGGGCGCGCACCCCCTCTCATCTTGATCATTTTTTGAAAGACACTCGCAATGAAAGCATCCGACACCAAAGCCACCCTGTCGTTCAGCAACGGCGGACAAAGCGTCGAGCTGCCGATCTACAAGGGCACGATGGGTCCCGAAGTGATCGACATCCGCAAGCTCTATGCGCAGACCGGCATGTTCACATACGACCCGGGCTTCATGTCGACGGCCTCGTGCGAATCGGCCATCACGTACATCGACGGCGACAAGGGTGAACTGCTCTACCGCGGCTACCCGATCGAGCAGCTCGCGACCAACTGCGACTTCCTCGAGACCTGTCATCTGCTGTTGTACGGCGAGCTGCCGAACGAAGGCGAGAAGACTGCGTTCACAAAGCTCGTGACCAACCACACCATGGTCAACGAGCAGATGCAGTTCTTCCTGCGCGGCTTCCGCCGCGATGCGCACCCGATGGCCATCATGACCGGCCTGGTGGGCGCGCTGTCGGCCTTCTATCACGACAGCACGGACATCAACAACCCGAAGCACCGCGAAATTGCCGCGATCCGACTGATCGCGAAGATGCCGACGCTGGTGGCCATGGCCTACAAGTACACCATCGGCCAGCCGTACATGTACCCGAAGAACGATCTCAGCTATGCGGGCAACTTCCTGCACATGATGTTTGCGACGCCGTGCGAGGAATACAAGGTGAGCCCGGTCCTCGAGCGCGCGCTCGATCGCATCTTCATCCTGCACGCCGATCACGAGCAGAACGCCTCCACCTCCACAGTGCGCCTGTGCGGATCATCGGGTACCAACCCGTTTGCGGCGATCGCGGCCGGCGTGGCCTGCCTCTGGGGCCCGGCCCACGGCGGCGCCAACGAGGCGGCGCTCAACATGCTCTACGACATCCAGAAGGCCGGCGGCGTCGACAAGATCGGCGAGTTCATCAAGCAGGTCAAGGACAAGAGCTCGAACGTGAAGCTGATGGGCTTCGGACACCGCGTGTACAAGAACTACGATCCGCGCGCCAAGCTGATGCAGGAAACCTGCCGCGAGGTGCTTGGCGAATTGGGCCTGGAGAACGATCCGCTGTTCAAACTGGCCATGGCGCTCGAGAAGATCGCCCTGGAAGACGAATACTTCGTCTCGCGCAAGCTCTACCCCAACGTGGACTTCTACTCGGGCATCGTGCAGCGGGCAATTGGGATTCCGGTGCCACTGTTCACCGCCATCTTCGCGCTCGCTCGCACGGTCGGCTGGATCGCCCAACTCAATGAAATGATCGGCGACCCGGAGTACAAGATCGGCCGCCCGCGCCAGCTCTTCGAAGGCTCGCCGAAGCGCGACGTGCAGCCCCTCGCCAAGCGCTGATCGTTCGCGGCGCTCAGCCTGAAAAGCTGCCCTCGGGCAGCTTTTCTGCGTTTTGGCTGACAAACGCGTACAGGCGGCGAGCGCAGGCTGCGAAGCACTTTAACGAAGGAGTACTTTTATGAAGAAGCTTGCCGCATTGATCGCCGTCGCATTCACCCTCGCCGTTCCGCTCCACGGCTGCAACACCTGGAGGGGCGCCGGCCAGGACGTGCAGAAGGCCGGTGAAAAGATGGAAGACTCCTCCAAGAAGCGTCAATAAGCGACCTGGACAAGCATCGCACACCGGCAATCATGTCATCGCAGTTCGCGATGACCAGGGAATAAAAACAGAGGGACAATAGGGGCCTCCATCTCCATACGAGATGCATGCCCCTTATGTCCTCGTCCGAACGAAGCTTCGCCCGCCGCATCGACCTCACGTCGCTGCAATTGTTCGTGGCCGTCTGCGAACTCGGCAGCATTGGGCGCGCCGCGGAGCGCGAGTTCATCGCCGCTTCCGCGATCAGCAAGCGACTGTCGGATCTGGAGACCACTCTCGGCACCCCCCTGCTCTATCGCCACGCGCGCGGTGTCGACTTGACGCCCGCCGGTGAGAGCCTGTTGCACCATGCGCGCTCCGTGCTCTACAGCCTGGAGAAGATGCAGGGCGAGCTCAGTGAATACGCCGACGGCGTGCGCGGCCATGTGCGCGTGCACGCCAACATCTCGGCCATCGTGCAATTCCTGCCCGAGGACCTCGGCGCCTTCACGCGCGAGCACGACGCAATCAAGATCGACCTTGAAGAACATCTCAGCAGCGAGGTGGTGCGCGCGGTTCACGAGGGCGCGGCCGATCTCGGCATCTGCCACATGCCCGAGGGCACGAACGAGTTGCAGAGCCTGCTCTATCGCCATGACACCCTGGTGCTGATCGCGCCTGCAGGCCATCCGCTTGCGGGTCGCGGCGCGATCGACTTCGCCGATTCGCTCGCCTTCGACCACGTGGGCTTGCACACCAACAGTTCGATCTACGTCGCGATGCACCAGGCTGCGCTGGCCGCAGGCCGCACCATCAAGCTGCGCATCCATGTCACCGGGCTGGACGCGATGTGCCGGATGATCGAGAACGGCCTGGGTGTTGGCGTGATGCCGCAACGCGCCTTCGAGCTGATGCAGGGCGGGATCGGTCGCGGCCTGCGCAGCATCGCGCTCGAGGATGCCTGGGCCGCACGCGAGATCCGGCTCGTGGCACGCGACTTCTCCACACTCCCCGTCGCAGCCCGCACCCTGGTCAAGCACCTGCAGGCGCCCGAGGCGGCAGCTGATCCGCTGGCGGCCTGACGCCGGCCGACAAACAGTTTCATCCCCACGAAAGAGACCATCACCATGGCACGCACGCTCTACGACAAGCTTTGGGACGAACACGTCGTCCATACCGAGGAAGACGGCACCTCGATCCTGTACATCGATCGCCATCTGGTCCACGAAGTGACCAGCCCACAGGCCTTCGAAGGGCTGCGCGAGGCAGGTCGCAAGCTGTGGCGCATCAGCTCTGTGGTCGCGACTGCCGACCACAACACGCCCACCACGCATTGGGAGCGCGGCTACGATGGCATTGCCGACCCGATCAGCAAGGAACAGATCACCACCCTCGACAGCAACATCCGGGAGTTCGGCGCCGCCGCCTTCTTCCCCTTCCTGAGCAAGCGTCAGGGCATCGTCCACGTGATCGGACCCGAGTCGGGCGCCACGCTGCCTGGCATGACGGTCGTGTGCGGCGATTCGCACACTTCGACGCACGGCGCGTTCGGTGCGCTGGCGCACGGCATCGGCACCAGCGAGGTCGAGCACGTGATGGCCACGCAGACGCTGTTGGCAAGGAAAGCCAAGAACCTGCTCGTGAAAGTCGAGGGCAAGCTCGCAGCTGGCTGCACCGCCAAGGACATCGTGCTGGCCATCATCGGCCGCATCGGCACCGCGGGGGGCACCGGCTACACCATCGAGTTCGCCGGCTCGGCAATCCGCGATCTCAGCATGGAAGGCCGCATGACGGTCTGCAACATGGCGATCGAGGCCGGCGCGCGCGCCGGCCTGGTGGGGGTGGACGAGAAAACCATCGCCTATGTCAAGGGCCGGCCCATGGCGCCCGCCGGCGTCGAATGGGACCAGGCGGTCGAATACTGGAAGACGCTGCAGTCCGACCCGGGCGCGCACTTCGACACCGTGGTCGAGCTCGACGCGACGCAAATCAGGCCGCAGGTCACCTGGGGCACCTCGCCCGAGATGGTGGTACCGGTGGACGGCCGCGTGCCGGACCCCGACAAGGAGAAGGACGCCAGCAAGCGCGGCGCCATCGAGCGCGCCCTGAGCTACATGGGCCTGGAGCCGAACAAGGCGATGAACGACATCTTCATCGACAAGGTCTTCATCGGCTCCTGCACCAACAGCCGCATCGAGGACATGCGCGAGGCCGCAGCCATGGTCAAGAAGCTGGGCCAGAAGGTCGCGAAGAACGTCAAGCTTGCGATGGTCGTGCCTGGCTCCGGCCTTGTGAAGGAACAGGCCGAGCGCGAGGGCCTGGATCAGATCTTCAAGGCCGCTGGCTTCGAATGGCGCGAGCCCGGCTGCTCCATGTGCCTGGCGATGAACGCCGATCGGCTGGAGCCCGGCGAGCGCTGCGCCTCGACCAGCAATCGCAACTTCGAAGGCCGGCAGGGCGCCGGCGGCCGAACCCATCTCGTGAGTCCCGCCATGGCTGCTGCGGCCGCGGTGCACGGCCACTTCGTCGATGTCCGCCAATTCGCCTGAGGAGTCAAGATCATGCAGAAATTCACCGTCCACAAGGGTCTCGTGGCACCGATGGACCGCGAAAACGTCGACACCGACGCCATCATTCCCAAGCAGTTCCTGAAGTCGATCAGGAAGACCGGCTTCGGGCCCAACCTGTTCGACGCCTGGCGCTACCTCGATCCGGGCGAGCCGGGCCAGGACCCGGCTTCGCGCAAGCCCAACCCCGAGTTTGTGCTCAACCAGCCACGCTATGCGGGTGCCTCCATCCTGCTGGCCCGCCAGAACTTCGGCTGCGGCTCCTCGCGCGAGCACGCGCCGTGGGCGCTCGACCAGTACGGCTTTCGCGCCATCATCGCGCCAAGCTATGCGGACATTTTCTTCAACAACAGCTTCAAGAACGGGCTGTTGCCGATCGTGTTGTCCGAGTCGCAGGTGGCCCAGCTCTTCGACGAGACCTTCGCCTTCCCGGGCTACAGCCTGACCATCGACCTCGATCGTCAGGTCGTGATCAAGCCCGACGGCAGCGAGATCGCCTTCGAGGTCCAGGCCTTCCGCAAGTACTGCCTGATCAACGGCCTGGACGACATCGGACTGACCTTGCGGCACAAAGACAAGATTCAGGCCTTCGAGGCGGAGCGCCTGGCCCGCAAGCCCTGGCTGGCGCACCAGCTGATCGCCTGACGTTCTTCCATTCTTTCCAGAACAACCTCATGAAAATCGCAGTACTTCCCGGTGACGGCATCGGCACCGAAATCGTCGCCGAGGCCATCCGCGTGCTGGACACGCTGGATCTGTCCTTCGAGATGGAAACAGCCCTGGTCGGCGGCGCGGCCTATGAAGCCCACGGGCATCCGCTGCCCGAATCCACGCTCAAGCTGGCCAAGGAGGCTGACGCGGTGTTGTTCGGCGCCGTCGGCGACTGGAAATACGACAAGCTGGAGCGGTCGCTGCGGCCCGAGCAGGCCATCCTCGGCCTGCGCAAGAACCTGGGCCTGTTTGCCAACTTCCGCCCGGCGATCTGCTACGAGCAACTCGTCGACGCCTCCAGCCTCAAGCCCGAGCTGATCGCGGGCCTGGACATCCTGATCATCCGCGAGCTCACCGGCGACATCTACTTCGGCCAGCCTCGGGGCCGCCGCACCGCGCCAGACGGCCATTTCCCGGGCGCCGAGGAGGCCTTCGACACGATGCGCTATTCACGACCGGAGATCGAGCGCATCGCTCATGTCGCCTTCCAGGCCGCACGCAAGCGCAGCAAGCGGGTGACCAGCGTGGACAAGGCCAACGTGCTGGAGACCTTCCAGCTCTGGAAGGACGTGGTGAGCGAGGTAGGCAAGGAATACCCGGACGTCGAACTCGACCACATGTACGTGGACAACGCCGCGATGCAGCTGGTCAAGGCGCCCAAGAAGTTCGACGTGGTGGTCACGGGCAACATGTTCGGCGACATCCTCTCCGACGAGGCGGCCATGCTGACCGGCTCCATCGGAATGCTTCCCTCGGCCTCGCTCAATGCCAGCGACCAGGGCCTCTACGAGCCCAGCCACGGCAGCGCACCCGACATTGCGGGCAAAGGGGTCGCCAATCCTTTGGCTACAAT
Protein-coding regions in this window:
- the sdhA gene encoding succinate dehydrogenase flavoprotein subunit is translated as MSYTKEQITKRKFDVIIVGAGGSGMRASLQLARAGLNVAVLSKVFPTRSHTVAAQGGVGASLGNMSEDNWHYHFYDTIKGSDWLGDQDAIEFMCREAPKVVYELEHFGMPFDRNPDGTIYQRPFGGHTANYGEKPVQRACAAADRTGHAMLHTLYQKNVEARTQFFVEWMALDLIRDAEGDVVGVTALEMETGDLHILQAKTVLLATGGAGRIFGASTNAFINTGDGLGMAARSGIPLQDMEFWQFHPTGVAGAGVLLTEGCRGEGAILINSNGERFMERYAPTLKDLAPRDFVSRSMDQEIKEGRGCGPNKDYVLLKMDHLGAETIHKRLPSVYEIGVNFANVDITKEPIPVVPTIHYQMGGIPTNINGQVVVQRGEDNSAVINGLYAVGECSCVSVHGANRLGTNSLLDLLVFGRAAGNHIVEFNDKQREHKPLPADAADRTLERLNQLEASTSGEYAQDVAGEIRTVMQKHAAVFRTQASMDEGVQKIAAVRARVANVTLKDKSRIFNTARIEALEVDNLIEVAQATMVSAAARKECRGAHTVEDYERPADDPVAPLGRDDANWMKHTLWYSENNRLSYKPVQLKPLTVDSVPPKVRTF
- a CDS encoding FAD assembly factor SdhE; its protein translation is MQTASSFDQPISERALSKLKWRCRRGLLENDLFIARFFELHEQGLTCGQAQAMETLMDLSDNDLLDLLLRRKEPEPGWAGAEVIELLQLMRTEGAHPLSS
- a CDS encoding malate dehydrogenase is translated as MSKKPVRVAVTGAAGQIGYALLFRIASGEMLGKDQPVILQLLEIPDEKAQKALKGVIMELEDCAFPLLAGVIPTGDPLVAFKDADYALLVGARPRGPGMERADLLAANAQIFTAQGKALDQVASRNVKVLVVGNPANTNAYIAMKSAPSLPRKNFTAMLRLDHNRAASQIAAKTGTAVGDIEKLTVWGNHSPTMYADYRFATVNGKSVKDLINDQVWNADVFLPTVGKRGAAIIEARGLSSAASAANAAIDHMRDWALGSNGKWVTMGIPSDGQYGIPKDVIFGFPVTTENGEYKLVEGLEIDKFSQERIDKTLKELQDEQAGVAHLL
- the sdhC gene encoding succinate dehydrogenase, cytochrome b556 subunit, whose amino-acid sequence is MTELAKPPRSQRREFRNINAFTDLTTYRLPPAGLVSILHRVSGALMFLLLPFVIWMFDTSVSSEYSYVRFKAAFNSGIGFVPGWFLKLVALALIWSYLHHFIAGLRHLWMDVSHAAVSREFGHSSAIATLAISILLTVVLGAKLFGLY
- a CDS encoding succinate dehydrogenase iron-sulfur subunit; the encoded protein is MKRTFQIYRYDPDKDAKPYMQTVEIELDGHERMLLDALMKLKAQDPSLSFRRSCREGVCGSDAMNINGKNGLACLTNMNTLKGTVVLKPLPGLPVIRDLIVDMTQFFKQYNSIKPYLQNDTVPPEKERLQSPEERDELNGLYECILCASCSTSCPSFWWNPDKFVGPAGLLQAYRFIADSRDEATAERLDNLEDPYRLFRCHTIMNCVDVCPKSLNPTKAIGKIKELMVRRAI
- a CDS encoding entericidin A/B family lipoprotein; amino-acid sequence: MKKLAALIAVAFTLAVPLHGCNTWRGAGQDVQKAGEKMEDSSKKRQ
- a CDS encoding LysR substrate-binding domain-containing protein codes for the protein MSSSERSFARRIDLTSLQLFVAVCELGSIGRAAEREFIAASAISKRLSDLETTLGTPLLYRHARGVDLTPAGESLLHHARSVLYSLEKMQGELSEYADGVRGHVRVHANISAIVQFLPEDLGAFTREHDAIKIDLEEHLSSEVVRAVHEGAADLGICHMPEGTNELQSLLYRHDTLVLIAPAGHPLAGRGAIDFADSLAFDHVGLHTNSSIYVAMHQAALAAGRTIKLRIHVTGLDAMCRMIENGLGVGVMPQRAFELMQGGIGRGLRSIALEDAWAAREIRLVARDFSTLPVAARTLVKHLQAPEAAADPLAA
- the gltA gene encoding citrate synthase, which encodes MKASDTKATLSFSNGGQSVELPIYKGTMGPEVIDIRKLYAQTGMFTYDPGFMSTASCESAITYIDGDKGELLYRGYPIEQLATNCDFLETCHLLLYGELPNEGEKTAFTKLVTNHTMVNEQMQFFLRGFRRDAHPMAIMTGLVGALSAFYHDSTDINNPKHREIAAIRLIAKMPTLVAMAYKYTIGQPYMYPKNDLSYAGNFLHMMFATPCEEYKVSPVLERALDRIFILHADHEQNASTSTVRLCGSSGTNPFAAIAAGVACLWGPAHGGANEAALNMLYDIQKAGGVDKIGEFIKQVKDKSSNVKLMGFGHRVYKNYDPRAKLMQETCREVLGELGLENDPLFKLAMALEKIALEDEYFVSRKLYPNVDFYSGIVQRAIGIPVPLFTAIFALARTVGWIAQLNEMIGDPEYKIGRPRQLFEGSPKRDVQPLAKR
- the sdhD gene encoding succinate dehydrogenase, hydrophobic membrane anchor protein, which translates into the protein MSVNYGSKRIVVGAHYGLRDWLSQRITGALMALFTIILLAQVLFMRGPVGYDAWAGIFASQWMKVLTFVVIASVLYHVWVGMRDIWMDYVQPVGIRLVLQVFTIVWLVACAGWAIQVLWRV
- a CDS encoding GntR family transcriptional regulator; the encoded protein is MTTSPIALAEPATPSFSPLYQQIKSLILQSLHAGEWKPGEPIPSEIELASRFRVSQGTVRKAIDELAAENLVVRRQGKGTFVATHAEQHVQYRFLKLVPDSGDVDSEGPAEREIVDCRRLRASADVARLLALRTGDAVLQVRRVLTYRGTPTILEDLWLPGAPFKGLTAERLTAWHGPMYAMFETEFGVRMVRAEEKIRAVLPDEAQAALLGVGTATPLLSVERLAHTYHDTPMELRRGLYRTDTHHYRNELG
- the leuC gene encoding 3-isopropylmalate dehydratase large subunit, giving the protein MARTLYDKLWDEHVVHTEEDGTSILYIDRHLVHEVTSPQAFEGLREAGRKLWRISSVVATADHNTPTTHWERGYDGIADPISKEQITTLDSNIREFGAAAFFPFLSKRQGIVHVIGPESGATLPGMTVVCGDSHTSTHGAFGALAHGIGTSEVEHVMATQTLLARKAKNLLVKVEGKLAAGCTAKDIVLAIIGRIGTAGGTGYTIEFAGSAIRDLSMEGRMTVCNMAIEAGARAGLVGVDEKTIAYVKGRPMAPAGVEWDQAVEYWKTLQSDPGAHFDTVVELDATQIRPQVTWGTSPEMVVPVDGRVPDPDKEKDASKRGAIERALSYMGLEPNKAMNDIFIDKVFIGSCTNSRIEDMREAAAMVKKLGQKVAKNVKLAMVVPGSGLVKEQAEREGLDQIFKAAGFEWREPGCSMCLAMNADRLEPGERCASTSNRNFEGRQGAGGRTHLVSPAMAAAAAVHGHFVDVRQFA
- the leuD gene encoding 3-isopropylmalate dehydratase small subunit, producing MQKFTVHKGLVAPMDRENVDTDAIIPKQFLKSIRKTGFGPNLFDAWRYLDPGEPGQDPASRKPNPEFVLNQPRYAGASILLARQNFGCGSSREHAPWALDQYGFRAIIAPSYADIFFNNSFKNGLLPIVLSESQVAQLFDETFAFPGYSLTIDLDRQVVIKPDGSEIAFEVQAFRKYCLINGLDDIGLTLRHKDKIQAFEAERLARKPWLAHQLIA